One Roseimaritima multifibrata DNA window includes the following coding sequences:
- a CDS encoding DinB family protein — MTASPSDPTNSSVAPPLPSSEEALVMCRVALGQMEFARAYTLELLEKTPAERWFDVPAGAPTCIAWQVGHLAVSQYGLLLFRQRGRQPDDLELIPGRFRKTYSRGSVPKSGPDQHPSADELLSKLHKVHEIAREELQGMEDGEGLLDPIDMPYAVYPIKLGAILFCPLHEQIHAGQIGLTRRLLGLDPVR, encoded by the coding sequence ATGACCGCTTCTCCGTCCGATCCGACCAATTCTTCGGTCGCTCCGCCGTTGCCAAGTTCTGAGGAAGCGCTTGTCATGTGCCGAGTGGCGCTCGGCCAAATGGAATTTGCTCGAGCCTATACGCTGGAACTGCTTGAGAAAACACCTGCCGAACGATGGTTTGACGTTCCCGCGGGAGCTCCCACCTGCATCGCTTGGCAGGTTGGGCACTTGGCGGTTTCGCAGTACGGGCTGTTGTTGTTTCGGCAACGCGGACGCCAGCCCGATGATTTGGAATTGATTCCGGGGCGTTTTCGCAAAACCTACAGTCGAGGCTCGGTGCCGAAATCGGGCCCAGACCAACACCCGTCAGCAGATGAATTGCTTAGCAAACTTCACAAAGTTCATGAAATCGCTAGAGAAGAACTGCAGGGGATGGAAGACGGGGAAGGGTTGCTTGATCCGATCGATATGCCTTACGCGGTCTATCCGATCAAGTTAGGGGCGATTCTCTTCTGCCCGCTGCATGAACAGATTCATGCGGGGCAAATCGGTTTGACAAGACGTTTGTTGGGTTTGGATCCTGTCCGTTAG
- a CDS encoding class I SAM-dependent DNA methyltransferase: MPKSLTSIGFGSLEMELEIVNESIYDHPKYYDLVFGSDCASELQFIEACAAQFMSGRVERLFEPACGTGRLLNHFAARGYRVGGIDLNPKAVAYCNDRLKRNGWEDRVQVADMSAFKQPHKWDLAFNTINSFRHLGTAAEAEGHFECMGKIVRRGGLYLLGIHLSPTNGIPEEGESWSARRGHLAVNTRMWTVDRNPKTRIERFGIQFDVHTPRRQFRIVDELVLRSYTVKQMETLIAASGVWEVLETYDFAYDLDSPLKVDSSTEDVVYVLRRL, from the coding sequence GTGCCAAAATCACTTACATCTATTGGATTCGGATCGCTGGAAATGGAACTGGAAATCGTCAACGAGAGCATTTACGACCATCCCAAGTATTACGATTTGGTTTTTGGGTCCGACTGTGCATCCGAACTGCAATTTATTGAAGCCTGTGCGGCCCAGTTTATGTCAGGTCGAGTCGAACGTTTGTTCGAACCCGCGTGTGGAACAGGTCGCCTGTTGAATCACTTCGCGGCTCGTGGATACCGAGTCGGCGGGATTGATTTGAACCCGAAAGCGGTCGCTTATTGCAATGATCGATTGAAACGCAATGGCTGGGAAGATCGCGTCCAGGTCGCCGATATGTCGGCCTTTAAACAACCTCATAAGTGGGATTTGGCATTCAATACGATCAACAGTTTCCGCCATTTGGGAACGGCCGCGGAGGCTGAGGGGCATTTTGAATGCATGGGCAAGATCGTCCGGCGAGGTGGATTGTACCTGCTTGGGATTCACCTATCCCCTACGAATGGAATCCCAGAGGAAGGCGAATCTTGGTCGGCCCGCCGTGGTCACCTGGCAGTCAATACTCGAATGTGGACCGTCGACCGCAACCCGAAAACCAGGATCGAGCGGTTTGGCATTCAGTTCGATGTGCATACGCCTCGGCGTCAATTTCGGATCGTTGATGAACTGGTTTTAAGATCCTACACCGTCAAGCAAATGGAGACCCTGATTGCGGCGAGCGGGGTTTGGGAGGTTCTGGAAACCTACGATTTCGCTTATGACCTCGATTCACCCTTGAAAGTCGATTCCAGCACCGAAGATGTGGTCTATGTGCTGAGAAGACTTTAA